The Streptomyces cynarae genome contains a region encoding:
- a CDS encoding NADP-dependent oxidoreductase translates to MKASGVSGPDADVVLLEVPEPPAPGAGQLLLEVEAAGVGPWDRLLNGAGWDVGLRPPAALGVEGVGRVVAVGPDVEGFAVGDRVLAHEAPLPGGSGFWAERVLITAASAAICPAGLDPVQAGALPVAGLTAYQSLEALGLSRGERLLITNGGGATGVLALQIAAARGIEVTVTASASAAERLRGLGALAVVDYHDADWAGRVSGGFDGVLIAAGGTARAALSLVRDGGRLVSLTSDAPAGERGITSTDLYVRPDAAQLAHLAEAVAEGKLKQNVEALPLNEGPAAFARVSAGQAGGKKIVLT, encoded by the coding sequence ATGAAGGCAAGCGGAGTGTCCGGACCCGACGCGGACGTCGTCCTCCTGGAGGTGCCTGAGCCACCGGCTCCCGGTGCTGGTCAGCTTCTGCTGGAGGTGGAGGCGGCCGGTGTCGGTCCGTGGGATCGGTTGCTGAACGGTGCGGGCTGGGATGTGGGGCTGCGTCCGCCGGCGGCGCTGGGTGTGGAGGGCGTGGGCCGGGTTGTGGCTGTGGGTCCTGATGTCGAGGGGTTCGCTGTCGGTGACCGGGTGCTTGCGCATGAGGCCCCGTTGCCCGGTGGCAGCGGCTTCTGGGCTGAGCGGGTGCTGATCACTGCGGCGAGTGCCGCGATTTGTCCGGCGGGGCTGGATCCGGTGCAGGCGGGGGCGCTGCCGGTTGCCGGGCTCACGGCGTACCAGTCGCTGGAGGCACTGGGGCTGAGCCGGGGGGAGCGGCTTCTGATCACCAATGGTGGTGGGGCGACCGGTGTACTGGCGTTGCAGATTGCTGCTGCCCGGGGGATCGAGGTGACGGTGACGGCGTCCGCTTCGGCTGCTGAGCGCCTGCGTGGTCTGGGTGCGTTGGCGGTCGTCGACTACCACGACGCGGATTGGGCGGGTCGGGTCAGTGGTGGGTTCGATGGTGTGCTGATCGCTGCTGGTGGTACGGCGCGGGCCGCGCTGTCGCTGGTGCGGGACGGTGGGCGTCTGGTGTCGCTGACCTCGGACGCGCCGGCGGGGGAGCGTGGTATCACCAGTACGGACCTCTACGTCCGGCCTGATGCCGCTCAGCTTGCCCATCTGGCGGAGGCGGTCGCGGAGGGAAAGCTGAAGCAGAACGTGGAAGCGCTCCCTTTGAATGAGGGGCCGGCCGCTTTCGCCCGGGTGTCCGCCGGGCAGGCCGGTGGCAAGAAGATCGTGCTGACCTGA